A window from Saprospiraceae bacterium encodes these proteins:
- a CDS encoding Bpu10I family restriction endonuclease has protein sequence MATRNHYNHGNLLKSKSSTDKEVKFIYESYLKFIKNISTFQITDDKSISKFVSEFNSYRESVLYTIENRKNSGQENLRSSMLEELFCHLFSDLIGELLPSLPSNLLLGKANSYVDLTFSPSSFREIFIKPNPYIHSKDQDFVIGVNLELKIKADGANEIKEDIIVPVLAIECKTYIERNMLDSCSGTARRLKSAMPYCLYIVASEYMKLKDEQPELSDINEIYILCKASVSERLDSRKRGIKPHIIQEDLIIDLFNKVKGHLNSIWWSPDKALSTGKIINRP, from the coding sequence AACTAGAAATCATTATAACCATGGTAATCTTCTTAAAAGCAAGTCCAGCACAGACAAAGAAGTAAAATTTATATACGAATCGTATTTGAAATTCATTAAAAATATTTCAACTTTTCAAATTACAGACGACAAATCTATTAGCAAATTTGTTAGTGAGTTCAATTCTTATCGTGAGTCAGTTTTGTATACAATCGAAAACCGCAAAAATTCAGGTCAAGAAAATCTCAGGTCATCAATGCTTGAAGAATTATTTTGTCATTTGTTTTCGGACTTAATTGGTGAACTTCTTCCAAGTTTACCATCTAATTTACTCTTAGGTAAAGCCAACAGCTATGTTGACTTAACATTCTCACCTTCTTCATTTCGTGAAATTTTTATAAAGCCAAATCCTTATATTCATTCTAAAGACCAAGATTTTGTAATTGGAGTAAATTTAGAATTGAAAATAAAAGCAGATGGAGCGAATGAAATTAAGGAAGACATCATTGTTCCTGTATTAGCGATAGAATGCAAGACGTATATTGAAAGAAACATGTTGGATTCATGTTCAGGAACTGCAAGGAGATTAAAAAGTGCAATGCCATACTGTTTATACATTGTGGCTTCAGAATATATGAAACTAAAAGATGAGCAACCTGAACTAAGTGACATAAATGAAATTTATATTCTATGTAAGGCAAGTGTTTCAGAACGCTTGGATTCAAGGAAACGAGGTATAAAACCTCATATCATTCAAGAAGACTTAATAATTGACCTTTTTAACAAAGTAAAGGGTCATTTAAATAGCATTTGGTGGTCTCCAGACAAAGCTTTGTCAACAGGTAAAATAATTAACAGACCATAA